Part of the Propionispora vibrioides genome, GTGCGTTCTTATTTTGTCGCTGGCATCGAAACCAAGGAAACACTGCTGGAGGGTATCGAATACCTGGCTTCGCTGGGCGTGGTGGCGGTGCCCCAGATCTGGATGCCTAAGCCGGGGGCGGCGCTGGAGGGACACCGGGCGCCAACGACCGAGTGGTTTATTGATCTATTCCTAAAAGCCTATAAAATTTTAGTGCGCTATGGCATTACCCACGAGCAATTTTATCATACAACCAATGATGAAGGACGGTTTTTTGATTATCTCTATGACGCCGACGGCGACTATCTTAACCGGATCGCCGATTACCGGATCGCCATCTAACGGCGGGAAAAAACAAAAAAACTGTCGTTGCTGAGCAGAAAAAACTGCAGGCTGAATTTTTTGCGATTCAGTCTGCAGTTTTTTTAGGGAACCGCTGATTTAATGAGCTTGCCGGCCTGGCGAGAGATTTTTTCGGCTGGCAAGGAAGTAAAACCGCAGGAATAGCGGCCCCTATTTCAAGGTTTTGCTGACGCAGCCAGACGGAAAAAGATCCGCCAGGATGTGCGGTGTGAATAAATCAGTGGTTCCCTAGTACATATGACAAAAAGATTGTCGGGAGGGTGGAGAATGAATTGTGTTGTGCCCCATTTTACCGAAGAGGAAATCAATCTTCTCAAACAATCCGGCCGGGTACTGACAGTGAAAGCCGGTCATATTCTGTTCAGAGAAAATGATGAGACAGACCATGTCTATCTGATTGAAAGCGGCCATGTGAAGCATTATCATACCACCTCGCTGGGCAAGGTCGTCATTGTTTCTATTTGCGGGCCGAGCGAGATGATCGGCGTACCGGCGGTTTTGCTGGGCCAAAGACGGGGCGTCTTTGCCGAAGCTTTGGAACCGGGCACCTTGTGGCGGATTGAGCAGGAAGTTTTTCTGCGCCTCTTGCATCAGTATCCGCAGTTAGCCGTCAAGCTGGCGGCGATTCACTGTCAACTGGTGCGAAACTATGAATACGGGCTGCAGACCTTGGTTGTTGCCAGTGCCGACAGCCGTCTGGCCTGGCTGCTGCTGCGGCTGGCCGAGGGCCGCAGGCCGGAGCGGGACGGCGGACAGCGGGTCGGTTTTTATCTGACCCATCAGGAGATGGCCGATATGATTGGTTCCTGCCGGCAAACGGTAACGACGGTGCTGGGGAATTTTAAACGGGCCGGATTGATTCGTATCAAAAAACACGCTTTGGAAATTGTCGATGCCGACCGGCTGCGGCAATTGGTTAGTTAGGTAAGCACTGATTCAATGAACCTGTCCGTGAATTAATCAGTGCTTACCTAGTAGCGGGCAGAGAAACCAAAGCAACTTAGATGATAAATGGAGAGTGAAGGAAGTGGCAAAGAGAGTGAAAG contains:
- a CDS encoding Crp/Fnr family transcriptional regulator; translated protein: MNCVVPHFTEEEINLLKQSGRVLTVKAGHILFRENDETDHVYLIESGHVKHYHTTSLGKVVIVSICGPSEMIGVPAVLLGQRRGVFAEALEPGTLWRIEQEVFLRLLHQYPQLAVKLAAIHCQLVRNYEYGLQTLVVASADSRLAWLLLRLAEGRRPERDGGQRVGFYLTHQEMADMIGSCRQTVTTVLGNFKRAGLIRIKKHALEIVDADRLRQLVS